From the Manis pentadactyla isolate mManPen7 chromosome 15, mManPen7.hap1, whole genome shotgun sequence genome, the window TTATAAGTGAAACAACTTAAACGTGATTTAACATTAATGTCGTAAAGccataaaacaaatttttacaCAGCAATTAAGATGAATGAATTAGAACCTCATGAATCAGCcattataaatcttttaaaaatgagagtAACCAGTTACAGAATTACTTGTATTATATAATGCCTGAAAACTTCAGTACTAAATATTTCTCCAATATAGAGTTATAAATGTGTatcaaatacaaaaaacaaattcAAGGAAGTGATTATGcttggaaggaaggagaaaattagACTCCAGCTATGTATATTTCCTTTCAAAAAAAGCTAACCAAATAGGGACTGTGTTAAGATTAAGAGTGgaatacttttttctatttttgaaatattttacaacaaaagtattaaataaaacaaatttagctCTCTTAAGCAGGAGCTCACAATGGGTAAACCTGATGCATTTTATTAgtaaaattcattttgaaaatcaAGAGGCCAAAACTTACTATTTGTAACTAGGGAAGCCAAAAGCAAAGCTGAAGAACAGGTTTGAGCTTTTGGTTTTTACATttggaaaaaatgtgttttagaaCAGAAAGGAGATCAGAATGATTAATTTGAGACAGAATTGTTGAGTATTTGGAGGAAGatgtgttaatgtgtgtgtaaAAATCACATTAACTGACTTTGgctaaagatggtggtgtgagtagggtagcagaaatctcccaaaactgtatatatttttaaaatacaacaagcaCAACTATTCCTAAACAACAGACCAGAgggtacagtacaacagccaggctacatctatgtgtgcaagaactcagcatctcatgaagggggtaagatacaaagccacagcccagcgggacccgagtacTCCCCCCACCCTAGCTCTCTGGCAGGAGGAAacgagtcagagtggggagggagtggaagcacaggactgcttaataaccagccctagtaatctgcaccgggagtgcaggacacacattgcatggtgtgctggatattagagaaacagaagggtAGAATCTGAGACAGAGACTGCGAGCCGGTCCCCACAGCGGGTTCCCCTGGCGCAAAAGAAAAGCGAGAGctgtttaaaagtcttaaagggacgagGGCTCAAGAGCTGAACGAAATTCTGCcaccacactcagcccagcaggctgggaatcttgagaaaCTTCAGGCCCCCTAAACCCTGGTGGGTAAAGAAGCCCCGAAgcacctcacagtgataagcagcctgccattcgttCCCCCTGGCTGGCACTACAAGTAACCCAGCTGACCTGCCACAGGTGCAGAGCAGCTGGGaagtggccccacccacagcaaccacacagagtctcctcctagcgtgcagctaaccgggacaggcagtggaagctggcacaaggtccggaaggcacaaaggctcactgttcttgcaggagaacacacccacaACTTCTCAACATAAACCTTAACTGGCCAGATGAGAATGGCATGAtctatttaatgcagtgaaacagaagggctttgaaccaagaatactgtatccagcacgattatcatttaaatttgatggagggattaaacaattcccagacaagcaaaagttgagggaatttgcttccatacagggtattttaaagggtctgctctagacggaagcactgctaagactaaatagatgttaccagagaaaatgaaatcacagcaaagaaagctgaccaaccaaatactaactaaaggcaaaaaataaaatcaactatccacaaaaacaaaggaagcacaaaacagtacagaataaaacatctaacataaaaaatggaggaataagaataagaaacgagagaaataaagaatcaccagactgtgtttataatagcataataagagagATGTTAGAAGGTTAGATAGGAAAGAGGCTACCTTTGAAGATTTCCGAACTATGAATCCAAAcgtgcaatggcaacaagtacatatctatcgataatcatcctaaatgtaaatgcagtgaatgcaccaatcaaaagacagagtaattgaatgaataaaaagcaagatccatctatatgctgcttaaaagagactcacctcaaacccaaagatatacataagactaaaagtgaagggatggaaaaagatatttcatgcaaacaatagggagaagaaagcaggtgtgtcagtactagtatcagacaaaatagacttcaaaacaaagaaatgagataaagaaggacattacataatgctaaaggggtcagtccaacaagaggatataaccattgtaaatatatatgcacccaacacaggagcaccgacatgtgtgaaacagatactaacagaattaaagggagaaagagaatgcagtgcattcattttatgagacttcaacacaccactcactccaaagggcaggtaaaccagacagaaaataagtaaggacacagaggcactgaacaacacactagaacagatggacctaacagacatctacagaactccacacccaaaagcagcaggatacacattcttctcaagtgcacatggaacattttccagaatcgACCAcagactaggccacaaaaagaacctcagtaaattcaaaaagattgaaattctacaaaccaacttctcagatcacaaaggtacaaaactagaaataaattgtataaagaaagctaaaaggcttacaaacacatggaggcttaacaacatgctcctaaataatcaatggataaacgaccaaattaaaacagagatcaagcaatatatggggacaaatgacaacaacagcaaaaagccCCAAtttttgtgggacgcagcaaagccggttctaagaggaaagtatatggcaaaccaggcctatttgaagaaggaagtaggatcccaaatgaatagtctgaagtcacaattattgaatctggaaaaggaagaacaaatgtggcccaaagtcagcagaaggtgggacataataaagatcagagaagaaataaataaaattgagaagagtaaaacaatagaaaaaatcaagggaacctagagctggttctttgagaaaatatacaaaatagataagcccctagccacacttaataagagaaaaagagaatctacacacataaacagactagaaatgagaaaggaaaaatcacgatagaatgcacagaaatacaaagaattattagagagtactatgaaaatttatatgctaacaagctggaaaacctaggagaaatggaaaacttcctagaaaaatacaaccttccaagactgaccaaggaagaaacagaaaatctaaacagacctattaccagcaacgaaattgaatcagtaatcaaaaaactactgaagaacaaaactaCCAGGCCAtgtggattcaccgctgaattttaccaTACATaataagaagacataatacccattctccataaagttttccaaaaaaatagaaggggatggaatacttgcaaactcgttctatgaagccagcatcactctaataccaaaaccaggcaaagacccaaccaagaaagaaaattacagaccaatatccctgatgaacatagatgcaaaaatactcaacaaaatattagcagacagaattcaaaaatacatcaagaggatcttaCACtttgatcaagtgggattcaacacagggatgcaaggacggtacaaaattggaaaatccatcaacatcatccaccacatccgtaaaaagaagaacaaaaaccatacagtcatctctatagatgctgagaaagcatttgacaaaattcaatgtccattcatgataaaaactcttaaccaaatgggtatagagagcaagtacctcaacataataaaggccatatatgacaaacccatagccaacatcatacttaaccgcgagaagctgaaagcttttcctccattatcaggaacaagacagtgatgcccactctccccacggttactcaacatagtattggaggtcctactggcaatcagacaaaacaaagaaatacaaggaatccagattggtaaagaagtcagactatccctatttgcagatgacatgatattgtacataaaaaaccctaaagactccactccaaaaatactagaattaGTATCGGaactcagcaaagctgcaggatacaaaattaatacacagaaatctgttgctttcctatacactaacgatgaactagcagaaagggaaatcaggaaaacaattccattcacaattgcatcaaaaagcataaaatacctaggaataaacctaaccaagaaagtgaaagacctatatcctgaaaactacatgcactcctaagagaaattaaagaggacactaacaaatggaaattcttcCCATACTcttcgctaggaagaattaatattgtcaaaatggccatcctccctaaagcaatctacaggttcaatgcaatccctatcaaaataccaacagcattcttcaatgaactggaacaaatagttctaaaattcatatggaaccacaaaataccccaaatagccaaagcaaataccatgatcaagtgggattcatcacagggaatAATAAAGCATGTGGCACCTcaattcccaacttcaagctctacctcaaagacacagtaatcaagacaatttgttactggcacaagaacgaaCCCACCGACCAgtggaatagagagtccagatattaacccaaatgtatacagtcaattagtatttgataaaggagccatggatatacagtggggaaatgagagcctcttcaacagctggtattggcaaaactggacagctgcatgtaagagaatgaaactggattattgtctaaccccatacacaaaagtaaatttcaacagaatcagagacctgaatgtaagtcatgaaaacataaaactcctagaaaaaaacatagtcaaaaatcccttggacataaacatgagcaacttcttcatgaatatatccccccaggcaaggaaaacaaaagcaaggatgaagaagtgggactgcatcaagctgaaaagattctatacagcaaaggcatcatcagtagaacaaaaagacgtcctatagtatgggagaatatactcataaatgacagttcTTTTAATGGAAGCATGGAAGCTCTGGCTCCCGGCTGCTGCATTAACCAGGGAAGTGGTGGGCCGGCACCAAAGCATGCGAGGATGGGAATGTGGGCTCAGCCTGGGACCGATTGTGACGACcccaggaggtgggcagggggccAGCCGCCCAGAATCCTGCCCCAACCAGGGCATGTCCCCATGGCCAGGTGGCCCCAAGACTGGACTGGGGCAAGACACAAGGATACACATCGTGTGGGTGCGCCTGGCCGAAGCTCCCCGGGCTCTGAGACAACACAACATACTGGCGCTAGGAAAAGATGGCACTTTTATTAACAGTATGTGACTAATAAATACATAACTGCAGCCAATAAATTATTACAATAACTAGAAATTTATTAGAAAACTACAGTTaatgtggggtgggaggtggtgatGGGGTTGGGAAATGGGACCACTGTATTTCAGCTGTTAACGTCGTGTCTTCCTTCTAGCAGTGGCTCTGCCAGCACGCTTCTGTGGCGTCTCCTTCTTGGGACTAGGTTGTAGCCGCTGAATTTTGGCCGGGGGGCAACCTAGTTCTTCATCTGAGAACGAGTTTGTTGAAGGTCTCTTGGGAGCCCGCCTGGAGACCGGCTTCTCCACTTCCATCTTTGATGGGTTGGGCACCATTGCTGGGGTGGGCACCTTTTCtggggtgggaatgggtgcatCCCCATAGCAGCGGTAGGCTCCAACCAGGCAGTACGTCTCCCCGTGCCAGCTCACCTGGGTTTCACCACGCCCTTTGTAGAGGACGTGGTGGTACCCAGGTGTAGGGGATGGGGAAGCCGCTGTTGCCgccactgctgctgctgcaaAGAAAACCAGAACTGATCAGTCACTTCTCCTGTACACAATGTCCTACCAGAACCTTCCCTCTGTCATGTCTCTCTCAGTTTCTGGCTGAAGCCATTCGATCTGCTTGGCATCTAAAACCCAGACTTGGCCCATCACCTCTATGAATCCCCTAGAGAAGCGATGTTGGCTGCAAGAGCAATTCCGTGGAGCCTGTGGCAGCAGGAGACCAGGAAATCTGTTCCCCATTCCCAGAAAAAAACTCAACCTGAAAATGATTACAATCAGGATCccctccatctctcccttccACAAGTGAGGAAGTATTTGTTAAAGCCTGTCACTTCCAAGGCGGTTTTAGTGGAAATACCTTTCATGTGTTGGAAAAAATAATCTTACACGAATCAGTTAAGAACCCCTCTCCCTTTGAACCCCATTTGTGTTGCCTTTTTCAACCACGCTGAACTCTAGCCCTCTGAtactttgatgtagttttgaaaaaGGCCAAATCAAAGCAGAGTGACCAGGAGGCTCAGGTCAGGATGTGGGTACCTAGTCTAGGCTCACATCAGCACAACCTCTGGGACGTCTTTTCCTCAGCCGTTAGGTCTCAGTTTCCCTTTATCACTCCCATTGACTCTTCTGCTCTTCCCATCGGTATGACACCCTTTTGCCTGCTACTCAGAGGCTCAGTCTGGGATGTGTCTGAGGGGACCCATGTGGACAGCATGGTGAAGTGGCCCAGGTTGGAAGGTGAGGTTATGAGTGTCCCTCAACAGCTCTTTCTCAAACTGCTCCATTTACACAGAAATGCTCTTGACTTTTGCTAAGAGGCTAACCATCACACTGGCTCTTCTGCTGTTCCTAGAACAGGCCAGCCTCATTCCTACCTCTGGATCATTCACTTGCCATTTCCCCAAGTGTCTGGAAGGAAGCACTTGTAGCCCAAAGGTGGAGGGAAGGCTACATTTACAAAGATTAGTAACTTTCTGAACGCTTGCCCAGGGATGACATTTCACTTGCCCTCAGCAGTGAGCAGGAACACCGGGTACTAGTTAACAGCTGGGGTAGTTCTGACGTGTTGAGTGCCAGCCCGAAAGGAGAAGCTAGGTGGCAGCCAGGTGAGGCTGTGTGCCCACCAATGACTCTTGTAAAGATATCCCGCCTCGGCCTACCTGCTGTGCAGCCCTGCCAGGGCACAGAGGATAAATTACACTGGATGTAGATGATGCGGTCACACATCGTGAGAGCGATGCCTCACTCAGGCAGCCAGACTGCTGTCTGGCCTCAAACTGCCACTATGTTTGCGTGGTCCCGCTGCCACGGCAACAGTGAGGTCATCGATTCCCAGTGAGGTCACATACGGAACCTTGCGACTTGACGGACAGGCTTCAGGCTCTCTTGCGGAAGAGAGCAGGGTTGAGGCAGGGGCACCCTACCTGGCCCTTCCATCTAGCCCTCCGTATCCATGCCTTAGTCAAGTAGCCATTTCCTGTAGAATGTACCTGTGGGCTGTCACGGGAGGGCAAGAGTCCCACATTGTGAGATTGGCTTGAAGGGCAAGATTTACCTAAGAGACAGCCAGGGTGTTTGGCACTGAGCCTAAGGATTCCACAGTTGGAAAGGCAGAGATTTGTGTGGACTAGGGAATCAGGGAAGGCTCCTTGGCAGTGGTCCTGATGGGAAAGGGGCCTTGGGACCTATGGAGAGGAGAGGGTAGGCACTCCAggtgggaaaaataaaagcagagacaAGTTCTTCTTAACCTTGCCCTGCCCCAAATGGTAATTCATAGAACCTTTGTGATTTTACAAGTAAGACTTCAAGAAACCAAGAGGTTAAGGGGCCTATAGATGACCCAGGCAGTGGAAAGGTGTTCTGCTCAGGGGTAGACTTTCCGCTTGGGGCTCTGGATGTATAGCGGATAGGAATGTGAGGAGAAGCTCATCACATTTCAAAGTCACTCTGGGAGGGACATTACAAGTGCTCTAAGGCAAAGTGAGGGGCCTGAGTGAGTTCATAGAGTGGGAATGAGAGCCAAttttaatatgaatttaaaaaactCATGACACAATGACATCATACAGTGACAACCTAATCGTTATGCTCCTCTCCCTCAAAAAGGATAATCATGACTATCCGACCACCATGAAAGGATACGTGGGCTCAGCGGCAGCCCAGGTGAAAAACAACATCAACACTGTACAGAGATGTTACTAAAAGACAATTTAGTTCTACTCAGACGGGGAGGAAATGGACAAGTGTCTTTAGCCTGATGAGACCCACCGTAAGGAGCCACGTTTGGGAGG encodes:
- the LOC130681088 gene encoding DPEP2 neighbor protein-like; the encoded protein is MCDRIIYIQCNLSSVPWQGSAAVAATAASPSPTPGYHHVLYKGRGETQVSWHGETYCLVGAYRCYGDAPIPTPEKMEVEKPVSRRAPKRPSTNSFSDEELGCPPAKIQRLQPSPKKETPQKRAGRATARRKTRR